A genomic segment from Ptychodera flava strain L36383 chromosome 8, AS_Pfla_20210202, whole genome shotgun sequence encodes:
- the LOC139138763 gene encoding uncharacterized protein isoform X2: MITMYVMFTYVKRRSLDFVFWFLLVFEAQQTASHWTDWYNDPGQRHGDVEKIDDIRYMYPNWLCDNPTAIDAVTLDGVPALSTGDVFRQFNASGLVCRNEDQKNGTCHDYKVRFCCPGSRGAKTCASEESLKRYPIVSSFSVNITEDIGPGMPIYDVAGFRSEDHFTNFSSVEIVYGNQFNRFGIDPIDERRYVVVAAYLSANITENFNLTLHAMETNGTVQAYGLLVFVNDVAHWPPFYNERCETPERPSTMQPYPWIIDVRLNGFDRWASEVGNPNTGSDFYGDINNSQCDITVYTPMSKKVNDLNLKDIFLQITDKANHQVQTIKVQNGMFFDFTGALRWTKHEFEWNYAPARPFMKRVSSKVSKELYQRFISEHVLVKFVLENYNTHQHPVFQVSVQDHRKNLIMAVQSAEIAFIGCPYGRFGAKCDKECMCKNGASCHVWNGACKCSPEWQGPACDIPTAPRLILSVVSGGVTVPLHGVIRLRCFITGIRSEIVKWEHYGADLLADDLKHARIETGAISSTRVLALSKATYGDSGNYRCVATGYGKEKKFTSNVVNISIEGCPVNTWGNNCTKKCNCVHASTCTLSTGCQCLKGWTGETCNRDTEKPSIKGCPSDITRFVSSSSDMVNVTWPPVTATDNDEVANMTSTHESGQLFPHGNSEVIISVFDNWNNSDECTFLVSIKDQWNGETGRQIIGIIAATCSVFVVFSIITIVRLRMKKSKPKWDGYCRLEIKDAQRRGKPLPGVKNFHRTQLEILNHLGQGQFSNVHRARLTLSRDNVTPVAVKILKDDIEYRPTFDQEIQLLQRLQDHANVIKLIGVVSEPSYCCTITELMRQDLLIYLKKSKSEDSKLTVKQLDRSLVTFALHVARALEYLNHQQVVHRDIAARNILISFDDVAKIADFGLSRDVYQKGQYQRHPMGGMLVPVRWMAPEALSPGVYSHKSDIWSYGVLLWEMATRGDIPYPEFQSLEPAFLARELTTGHRMLKPRHCTEDMYGLMRHCWKKDPEERPLASGLVNNILRFEKSNREMVFYVGQ; the protein is encoded by the exons ATGATCACCATGTATGTGATGTTCACATACGTCAAGAGAAGATCGCTAGACTTCGTTTTCTGGTTCTTACTAGTCTTCGAGGCACAACAAACAG CTAGTCACTGGACGGATTGGTACAACGATCCCGGTCAACGTCATGGAGATGTGGAAAAGATAGATGACATTCGATATATGTATCCTAATTGGCTGTGTGACAACCCAACAGCCATAGACGCTGTCACATTGGACGGAGTCCCAGCTCTCAGCACGGGAGACGTGTTCCGACAGTTTAATGCAAGTGGTCTTGTATGCAGAAACGAAGATCAGAAGAACGGGACATGTCACGATTACAAAGTTCGCTTTTGTTGTCCTG GATCACGTGGTGCGAAGACATGTGCAAGTGAAGAGAGCTTAAAACGGTACCCGATCGTTTCATCTTTCAGTGTTAATATCACAGAG GACATTGGACCTGGAATGCCAATATATGATGTAGCTGGGTTTCGGTCTGAAGATCACTTCACTAACTTTTCCTCCGTAGAAATAGTTTATGGAAATCAG TTTAACCGATTCGGCATCGATCCGATCGACGAACGACGTTACGTCGTTGTAGCAGCATACCTGTCGGCAAACATCACAGAGAACTTCAATTTGACTCTGCATGCGATGGAAACG AATGGAACCGTACAAGCCTATGGTTTACTTGTGTTCGTCAACGATGTCGCTCACTGGCCACCATTTTACAATGAGAGATGCGAAACGCCAGAAAGGCCATCC ACGATGCAGCCATATCCGTGGATAATTGATGTAAGATTAAATGGGTTCGACAGGTGGGCATCAGAGGTTGGTAATCCAAATACTGGCAGTGACTTTTACGGCGATATCAACAACTCACAGT GTGACATCACTGTATACACGCCAATGTCAAAGAAAGTAAATGAtctcaatttgaaggacattttCCTACAAATAACAGACAAAGCCAATCACCAAGTTCAAACGATAAAGGTGCAGAATGGAATGTTCTTTGACTTCACAGGTGCTCTGCGATGGACAAAGCATGAGTTTGAG TGGAATTACGCACCAGCTAGGCCATTTATGAAACGTGTCTCATCGAAGGTCAGCAAGGAACTTTATCAACGTTTCATCTCTGAACATGTATTGGTGAAATTTGTGTTGGAAAACTACAACACTCATCAACACCCAGTATTCCAAGTTTCGGTGCAAGACCATAGAAAAAATCTGATAATGGCTGTGCAATCGGCTGAAATTGCATTTATTG GTTGTCCGTACGGAAGGTTTGGAGCTAAGTGCGACAAGGAGTGTATGTGCAAGAACGGTGCCTCATGCCACGTATGGAATGGAGCTTGTAAGTGTTCACCTGAATGGCAGGGACCGGCTTGTGACATCC CAACTGCTCCACGTCTTATTTTATCTGTCGTCTCCGGCGGAGTTACCGTTCCCCTGCACGGTGTTATCCGCCTTCGATGCTTCATAACGGGTATAAGATCAGAAATTGTGAAATGGGAGCACTACGGAGCCGACCTTCTCGCTGACGATTTAAAACATGCACGGATAGAAACAGGTGCCATCTCGAG CACACGCGTGTTGGCATTATCGAAAGCAACGTACGGGGATTCTGGTAACTACAGATGTGTGGCGACTGGTTACGGTAAAGAGAAAAAGTTTACTTCCAATGTCGTGAATATAAGTATCGAAG GTTGTCCCGTCAACACGTGGGGAAACAACTGCACAAAAAAGTGCAACTGTGTCCACGCCTCTACATGTACGCTTTCAACAGGTTGCCAATGTTTGAAGGGTTGGACTGGAGAAACATGTAATAGAG ACACAGAAAAGCCATCCATCAAAGGTTGCCCATCTGACATTACCAGATTTGTATCGAGTTCTTCGGATATGGTGAATGTGACCTGGCCTCCAGTAACAGCTACTGACAACGATGAAGTAGCCAATATGACATCTACACATGAATCGGGACAACTCTTTCCTCATGGAAACTCAGAAGTCATCATATCTGTATTTGACAATTGGAACAACTCCGACGAGTGTACTTTTTTAGTGTCCATTAAAG ATCAATGGAATGGTGAGACTGGTCGTCAGATCATAGGTATCATTGCAGCCACTTGCTCTGTGTTCGTGGTTTTCTCTATCATAACCATAGTGAGATTAAGAATGAAGAAATCAAAACCCAAGTGGGATGGATACTGTCGTCTCGAAATCAAGGATGCACAAAGGAGGGGAAAACCATTG CCAGGAGTAAAGAATTTTCACAGAACGCAACTAGAAATTCTTAATCATCTTGGTCAAggtcaattttcaaatgtacacagGGCGAGGTTGACCCTTTCCAGAGATAATGTTACGCCTGTTGCAGTTAAAATACTGAAAG ATGACATCGAATATCGGCCGACATTTGATCAAGAAATTCAGCTCCTTCAGAGGCTGCAAGACCATGCAAATGTTATCAAGTTAATCGGCGTTGTCTCAGAACCAA GTTATTGTTGCACGATAACTGAGCTGATGAGGCAAgatttattaatttatctaaAGAAATCGAAGTCAGAAGATAGCAAACTTACTGTCAAACAGCTCGACAGGAGTCTCGTAACATTTGCTTTACACGTGGCAAGAGCATTGGAATATCTAAACCATCAACAG GTTGTCCATCGTGATATCGCAGCTCGGAACATTTTAATCTCATTTGACGACGTCGCCAAAATAGCGGATTTTGGTCTGTCAAGAGATGTTTACCAAAAAGGACAATACCAAAGACACCCAATG GGAGGGATGCTTGTACCTGTCCGTTGGATGGCTCCTGAAGCACTTTCGCCTGGAGTGTATTCCCACAAATCTGACAT TTGGTCGTATGGAGTATTGCTATGGGAGATGGCCACACGAG GTGATATTCCATATCCCGAATTCCAATCACTAGAACCCGCCTTCTTAGCTCGAGAATTAACCACAGGTCATCGGATGTTAAAGCCTCGCCACTGTACAGAAGATATGTATGGTTTGATGAGGCACTGCTGGAAAAAGGACCCGGAAGAAAGACCACTGGCTTCTGGTCTTGTGAATAACATATTAAGATTTGAAAAATCTAACAGG GAGATGGTCTTTTATGTCGGGCAATAG
- the LOC139138763 gene encoding uncharacterized protein isoform X1, giving the protein MITMYVMFTYVKRRSLDFVFWFLLVFEAQQTASHWTDWYNDPGQRHGDVEKIDDIRYMYPNWLCDNPTAIDAVTLDGVPALSTGDVFRQFNASGLVCRNEDQKNGTCHDYKVRFCCPGSRGAKTCASEESLKRYPIVSSFSVNITEDIGPGMPIYDVAGFRSEDHFTNFSSVEIVYGNQFNRFGIDPIDERRYVVVAAYLSANITENFNLTLHAMETNGTVQAYGLLVFVNDVAHWPPFYNERCETPERPSVTSIDRQLPLRWTMVLKASIFITMQPYPWIIDVRLNGFDRWASEVGNPNTGSDFYGDINNSQCDITVYTPMSKKVNDLNLKDIFLQITDKANHQVQTIKVQNGMFFDFTGALRWTKHEFEWNYAPARPFMKRVSSKVSKELYQRFISEHVLVKFVLENYNTHQHPVFQVSVQDHRKNLIMAVQSAEIAFIGCPYGRFGAKCDKECMCKNGASCHVWNGACKCSPEWQGPACDIPTAPRLILSVVSGGVTVPLHGVIRLRCFITGIRSEIVKWEHYGADLLADDLKHARIETGAISSTRVLALSKATYGDSGNYRCVATGYGKEKKFTSNVVNISIEGCPVNTWGNNCTKKCNCVHASTCTLSTGCQCLKGWTGETCNRDTEKPSIKGCPSDITRFVSSSSDMVNVTWPPVTATDNDEVANMTSTHESGQLFPHGNSEVIISVFDNWNNSDECTFLVSIKDQWNGETGRQIIGIIAATCSVFVVFSIITIVRLRMKKSKPKWDGYCRLEIKDAQRRGKPLPGVKNFHRTQLEILNHLGQGQFSNVHRARLTLSRDNVTPVAVKILKDDIEYRPTFDQEIQLLQRLQDHANVIKLIGVVSEPSYCCTITELMRQDLLIYLKKSKSEDSKLTVKQLDRSLVTFALHVARALEYLNHQQVVHRDIAARNILISFDDVAKIADFGLSRDVYQKGQYQRHPMGGMLVPVRWMAPEALSPGVYSHKSDIWSYGVLLWEMATRGDIPYPEFQSLEPAFLARELTTGHRMLKPRHCTEDMYGLMRHCWKKDPEERPLASGLVNNILRFEKSNREMVFYVGQ; this is encoded by the exons ATGATCACCATGTATGTGATGTTCACATACGTCAAGAGAAGATCGCTAGACTTCGTTTTCTGGTTCTTACTAGTCTTCGAGGCACAACAAACAG CTAGTCACTGGACGGATTGGTACAACGATCCCGGTCAACGTCATGGAGATGTGGAAAAGATAGATGACATTCGATATATGTATCCTAATTGGCTGTGTGACAACCCAACAGCCATAGACGCTGTCACATTGGACGGAGTCCCAGCTCTCAGCACGGGAGACGTGTTCCGACAGTTTAATGCAAGTGGTCTTGTATGCAGAAACGAAGATCAGAAGAACGGGACATGTCACGATTACAAAGTTCGCTTTTGTTGTCCTG GATCACGTGGTGCGAAGACATGTGCAAGTGAAGAGAGCTTAAAACGGTACCCGATCGTTTCATCTTTCAGTGTTAATATCACAGAG GACATTGGACCTGGAATGCCAATATATGATGTAGCTGGGTTTCGGTCTGAAGATCACTTCACTAACTTTTCCTCCGTAGAAATAGTTTATGGAAATCAG TTTAACCGATTCGGCATCGATCCGATCGACGAACGACGTTACGTCGTTGTAGCAGCATACCTGTCGGCAAACATCACAGAGAACTTCAATTTGACTCTGCATGCGATGGAAACG AATGGAACCGTACAAGCCTATGGTTTACTTGTGTTCGTCAACGATGTCGCTCACTGGCCACCATTTTACAATGAGAGATGCGAAACGCCAGAAAGGCCATCC GTAACGTCTATAGACAGGCAACTCCCATTGAGGTGGACAATGGTACTTAAGGCATCTATATTCATC ACGATGCAGCCATATCCGTGGATAATTGATGTAAGATTAAATGGGTTCGACAGGTGGGCATCAGAGGTTGGTAATCCAAATACTGGCAGTGACTTTTACGGCGATATCAACAACTCACAGT GTGACATCACTGTATACACGCCAATGTCAAAGAAAGTAAATGAtctcaatttgaaggacattttCCTACAAATAACAGACAAAGCCAATCACCAAGTTCAAACGATAAAGGTGCAGAATGGAATGTTCTTTGACTTCACAGGTGCTCTGCGATGGACAAAGCATGAGTTTGAG TGGAATTACGCACCAGCTAGGCCATTTATGAAACGTGTCTCATCGAAGGTCAGCAAGGAACTTTATCAACGTTTCATCTCTGAACATGTATTGGTGAAATTTGTGTTGGAAAACTACAACACTCATCAACACCCAGTATTCCAAGTTTCGGTGCAAGACCATAGAAAAAATCTGATAATGGCTGTGCAATCGGCTGAAATTGCATTTATTG GTTGTCCGTACGGAAGGTTTGGAGCTAAGTGCGACAAGGAGTGTATGTGCAAGAACGGTGCCTCATGCCACGTATGGAATGGAGCTTGTAAGTGTTCACCTGAATGGCAGGGACCGGCTTGTGACATCC CAACTGCTCCACGTCTTATTTTATCTGTCGTCTCCGGCGGAGTTACCGTTCCCCTGCACGGTGTTATCCGCCTTCGATGCTTCATAACGGGTATAAGATCAGAAATTGTGAAATGGGAGCACTACGGAGCCGACCTTCTCGCTGACGATTTAAAACATGCACGGATAGAAACAGGTGCCATCTCGAG CACACGCGTGTTGGCATTATCGAAAGCAACGTACGGGGATTCTGGTAACTACAGATGTGTGGCGACTGGTTACGGTAAAGAGAAAAAGTTTACTTCCAATGTCGTGAATATAAGTATCGAAG GTTGTCCCGTCAACACGTGGGGAAACAACTGCACAAAAAAGTGCAACTGTGTCCACGCCTCTACATGTACGCTTTCAACAGGTTGCCAATGTTTGAAGGGTTGGACTGGAGAAACATGTAATAGAG ACACAGAAAAGCCATCCATCAAAGGTTGCCCATCTGACATTACCAGATTTGTATCGAGTTCTTCGGATATGGTGAATGTGACCTGGCCTCCAGTAACAGCTACTGACAACGATGAAGTAGCCAATATGACATCTACACATGAATCGGGACAACTCTTTCCTCATGGAAACTCAGAAGTCATCATATCTGTATTTGACAATTGGAACAACTCCGACGAGTGTACTTTTTTAGTGTCCATTAAAG ATCAATGGAATGGTGAGACTGGTCGTCAGATCATAGGTATCATTGCAGCCACTTGCTCTGTGTTCGTGGTTTTCTCTATCATAACCATAGTGAGATTAAGAATGAAGAAATCAAAACCCAAGTGGGATGGATACTGTCGTCTCGAAATCAAGGATGCACAAAGGAGGGGAAAACCATTG CCAGGAGTAAAGAATTTTCACAGAACGCAACTAGAAATTCTTAATCATCTTGGTCAAggtcaattttcaaatgtacacagGGCGAGGTTGACCCTTTCCAGAGATAATGTTACGCCTGTTGCAGTTAAAATACTGAAAG ATGACATCGAATATCGGCCGACATTTGATCAAGAAATTCAGCTCCTTCAGAGGCTGCAAGACCATGCAAATGTTATCAAGTTAATCGGCGTTGTCTCAGAACCAA GTTATTGTTGCACGATAACTGAGCTGATGAGGCAAgatttattaatttatctaaAGAAATCGAAGTCAGAAGATAGCAAACTTACTGTCAAACAGCTCGACAGGAGTCTCGTAACATTTGCTTTACACGTGGCAAGAGCATTGGAATATCTAAACCATCAACAG GTTGTCCATCGTGATATCGCAGCTCGGAACATTTTAATCTCATTTGACGACGTCGCCAAAATAGCGGATTTTGGTCTGTCAAGAGATGTTTACCAAAAAGGACAATACCAAAGACACCCAATG GGAGGGATGCTTGTACCTGTCCGTTGGATGGCTCCTGAAGCACTTTCGCCTGGAGTGTATTCCCACAAATCTGACAT TTGGTCGTATGGAGTATTGCTATGGGAGATGGCCACACGAG GTGATATTCCATATCCCGAATTCCAATCACTAGAACCCGCCTTCTTAGCTCGAGAATTAACCACAGGTCATCGGATGTTAAAGCCTCGCCACTGTACAGAAGATATGTATGGTTTGATGAGGCACTGCTGGAAAAAGGACCCGGAAGAAAGACCACTGGCTTCTGGTCTTGTGAATAACATATTAAGATTTGAAAAATCTAACAGG GAGATGGTCTTTTATGTCGGGCAATAG
- the LOC139138763 gene encoding uncharacterized protein isoform X3, whose amino-acid sequence METNGTVQAYGLLVFVNDVAHWPPFYNERCETPERPSVTSIDRQLPLRWTMVLKASIFITMQPYPWIIDVRLNGFDRWASEVGNPNTGSDFYGDINNSQCDITVYTPMSKKVNDLNLKDIFLQITDKANHQVQTIKVQNGMFFDFTGALRWTKHEFEWNYAPARPFMKRVSSKVSKELYQRFISEHVLVKFVLENYNTHQHPVFQVSVQDHRKNLIMAVQSAEIAFIGCPYGRFGAKCDKECMCKNGASCHVWNGACKCSPEWQGPACDIPTAPRLILSVVSGGVTVPLHGVIRLRCFITGIRSEIVKWEHYGADLLADDLKHARIETGAISSTRVLALSKATYGDSGNYRCVATGYGKEKKFTSNVVNISIEGCPVNTWGNNCTKKCNCVHASTCTLSTGCQCLKGWTGETCNRDTEKPSIKGCPSDITRFVSSSSDMVNVTWPPVTATDNDEVANMTSTHESGQLFPHGNSEVIISVFDNWNNSDECTFLVSIKDQWNGETGRQIIGIIAATCSVFVVFSIITIVRLRMKKSKPKWDGYCRLEIKDAQRRGKPLPGVKNFHRTQLEILNHLGQGQFSNVHRARLTLSRDNVTPVAVKILKDDIEYRPTFDQEIQLLQRLQDHANVIKLIGVVSEPSYCCTITELMRQDLLIYLKKSKSEDSKLTVKQLDRSLVTFALHVARALEYLNHQQVVHRDIAARNILISFDDVAKIADFGLSRDVYQKGQYQRHPMGGMLVPVRWMAPEALSPGVYSHKSDIWSYGVLLWEMATRGDIPYPEFQSLEPAFLARELTTGHRMLKPRHCTEDMYGLMRHCWKKDPEERPLASGLVNNILRFEKSNREMVFYVGQ is encoded by the exons ATGGAAACG AATGGAACCGTACAAGCCTATGGTTTACTTGTGTTCGTCAACGATGTCGCTCACTGGCCACCATTTTACAATGAGAGATGCGAAACGCCAGAAAGGCCATCC GTAACGTCTATAGACAGGCAACTCCCATTGAGGTGGACAATGGTACTTAAGGCATCTATATTCATC ACGATGCAGCCATATCCGTGGATAATTGATGTAAGATTAAATGGGTTCGACAGGTGGGCATCAGAGGTTGGTAATCCAAATACTGGCAGTGACTTTTACGGCGATATCAACAACTCACAGT GTGACATCACTGTATACACGCCAATGTCAAAGAAAGTAAATGAtctcaatttgaaggacattttCCTACAAATAACAGACAAAGCCAATCACCAAGTTCAAACGATAAAGGTGCAGAATGGAATGTTCTTTGACTTCACAGGTGCTCTGCGATGGACAAAGCATGAGTTTGAG TGGAATTACGCACCAGCTAGGCCATTTATGAAACGTGTCTCATCGAAGGTCAGCAAGGAACTTTATCAACGTTTCATCTCTGAACATGTATTGGTGAAATTTGTGTTGGAAAACTACAACACTCATCAACACCCAGTATTCCAAGTTTCGGTGCAAGACCATAGAAAAAATCTGATAATGGCTGTGCAATCGGCTGAAATTGCATTTATTG GTTGTCCGTACGGAAGGTTTGGAGCTAAGTGCGACAAGGAGTGTATGTGCAAGAACGGTGCCTCATGCCACGTATGGAATGGAGCTTGTAAGTGTTCACCTGAATGGCAGGGACCGGCTTGTGACATCC CAACTGCTCCACGTCTTATTTTATCTGTCGTCTCCGGCGGAGTTACCGTTCCCCTGCACGGTGTTATCCGCCTTCGATGCTTCATAACGGGTATAAGATCAGAAATTGTGAAATGGGAGCACTACGGAGCCGACCTTCTCGCTGACGATTTAAAACATGCACGGATAGAAACAGGTGCCATCTCGAG CACACGCGTGTTGGCATTATCGAAAGCAACGTACGGGGATTCTGGTAACTACAGATGTGTGGCGACTGGTTACGGTAAAGAGAAAAAGTTTACTTCCAATGTCGTGAATATAAGTATCGAAG GTTGTCCCGTCAACACGTGGGGAAACAACTGCACAAAAAAGTGCAACTGTGTCCACGCCTCTACATGTACGCTTTCAACAGGTTGCCAATGTTTGAAGGGTTGGACTGGAGAAACATGTAATAGAG ACACAGAAAAGCCATCCATCAAAGGTTGCCCATCTGACATTACCAGATTTGTATCGAGTTCTTCGGATATGGTGAATGTGACCTGGCCTCCAGTAACAGCTACTGACAACGATGAAGTAGCCAATATGACATCTACACATGAATCGGGACAACTCTTTCCTCATGGAAACTCAGAAGTCATCATATCTGTATTTGACAATTGGAACAACTCCGACGAGTGTACTTTTTTAGTGTCCATTAAAG ATCAATGGAATGGTGAGACTGGTCGTCAGATCATAGGTATCATTGCAGCCACTTGCTCTGTGTTCGTGGTTTTCTCTATCATAACCATAGTGAGATTAAGAATGAAGAAATCAAAACCCAAGTGGGATGGATACTGTCGTCTCGAAATCAAGGATGCACAAAGGAGGGGAAAACCATTG CCAGGAGTAAAGAATTTTCACAGAACGCAACTAGAAATTCTTAATCATCTTGGTCAAggtcaattttcaaatgtacacagGGCGAGGTTGACCCTTTCCAGAGATAATGTTACGCCTGTTGCAGTTAAAATACTGAAAG ATGACATCGAATATCGGCCGACATTTGATCAAGAAATTCAGCTCCTTCAGAGGCTGCAAGACCATGCAAATGTTATCAAGTTAATCGGCGTTGTCTCAGAACCAA GTTATTGTTGCACGATAACTGAGCTGATGAGGCAAgatttattaatttatctaaAGAAATCGAAGTCAGAAGATAGCAAACTTACTGTCAAACAGCTCGACAGGAGTCTCGTAACATTTGCTTTACACGTGGCAAGAGCATTGGAATATCTAAACCATCAACAG GTTGTCCATCGTGATATCGCAGCTCGGAACATTTTAATCTCATTTGACGACGTCGCCAAAATAGCGGATTTTGGTCTGTCAAGAGATGTTTACCAAAAAGGACAATACCAAAGACACCCAATG GGAGGGATGCTTGTACCTGTCCGTTGGATGGCTCCTGAAGCACTTTCGCCTGGAGTGTATTCCCACAAATCTGACAT TTGGTCGTATGGAGTATTGCTATGGGAGATGGCCACACGAG GTGATATTCCATATCCCGAATTCCAATCACTAGAACCCGCCTTCTTAGCTCGAGAATTAACCACAGGTCATCGGATGTTAAAGCCTCGCCACTGTACAGAAGATATGTATGGTTTGATGAGGCACTGCTGGAAAAAGGACCCGGAAGAAAGACCACTGGCTTCTGGTCTTGTGAATAACATATTAAGATTTGAAAAATCTAACAGG GAGATGGTCTTTTATGTCGGGCAATAG